The following are from one region of the Haloactinomyces albus genome:
- a CDS encoding MFS transporter, with protein MTASKTGELPSGEQSLLRRAVAAAAIGNCTEWYDFGVYAYVATYVGAAFFPGDNTTAQTLSAFGAFALSFLLRPLGSLFFGPLGDRIGRQRVLAITILLMSGSTFVIGLLPEFGTIGYFAPILFLLCRMLQGFSTGGEYGGAATYIAEYAPTKRRGFYGSWLEFGTLVGFGLGALVPTALILSLSDPAMHSWGWRIPFLIAGPLGGVGLYLRKKLEDTPAFKHLEQSHNIAKSPLKSMLVDHWRTLLVLMGIVVIINVGNYTLLTYMPTYLKQTLNISDTAALIPLIIVIVLLLVLITFVGRLSDTVGRKPVFLSACICFIVLPIPAFMLIAQGSWITTLLGLTLLGLCHVQLIGPLAATLPAMFPTKVRYAAFSIGYNVATSAIGGTTPLINDAMVELTGNNFFPAYYLMGAAALGIIPVLLMKETAGRPLDEGEAATDAATAKTA; from the coding sequence ATGACTGCATCGAAGACAGGGGAACTCCCATCCGGAGAGCAGTCCCTGCTGCGACGCGCGGTGGCCGCGGCGGCCATCGGAAACTGCACCGAATGGTACGACTTCGGCGTTTACGCCTATGTAGCGACCTACGTCGGTGCCGCCTTCTTCCCCGGCGACAACACCACGGCGCAGACACTGTCGGCTTTCGGTGCCTTCGCGCTCTCCTTCCTGCTGCGTCCCCTGGGCAGCTTGTTCTTCGGCCCCTTGGGCGACCGGATCGGACGTCAGCGCGTCCTGGCAATCACGATCCTGTTGATGTCGGGCTCGACATTCGTGATCGGGCTACTGCCCGAATTCGGCACGATCGGCTACTTCGCGCCGATACTGTTCCTGCTGTGCCGGATGCTGCAGGGCTTTTCCACCGGCGGTGAGTACGGTGGTGCGGCGACCTACATCGCGGAGTACGCGCCGACCAAGCGCCGTGGTTTCTACGGAAGCTGGCTGGAGTTCGGCACGCTGGTCGGGTTCGGACTCGGCGCGCTGGTTCCCACCGCCCTGATCCTGAGCCTCAGTGATCCCGCCATGCATTCCTGGGGCTGGCGGATCCCGTTCCTGATCGCCGGGCCGCTCGGTGGTGTCGGACTTTACCTGCGCAAGAAGCTGGAGGACACTCCGGCATTCAAGCATCTGGAACAGTCGCACAACATCGCGAAGTCCCCGCTGAAGTCGATGCTCGTCGACCACTGGCGCACGCTGCTGGTCCTGATGGGCATCGTCGTGATCATCAACGTCGGCAACTACACGCTGCTGACGTACATGCCGACCTACCTCAAGCAGACACTGAACATTTCGGACACGGCGGCGCTGATCCCGTTGATCATCGTCATCGTCCTGCTGCTCGTGCTGATCACCTTCGTCGGCAGGCTCTCCGACACGGTCGGCCGCAAACCCGTGTTCCTGTCCGCCTGCATCTGCTTCATCGTGCTGCCCATTCCGGCCTTCATGTTGATCGCCCAGGGCAGCTGGATCACGACCCTGCTGGGACTGACACTGCTCGGGCTCTGCCACGTCCAGCTGATCGGGCCGCTCGCGGCGACCCTGCCCGCGATGTTCCCGACGAAGGTGCGCTACGCGGCCTTCTCCATCGGCTACAACGTCGCCACGTCGGCCATCGGCGGCACCACGCCATTGATCAACGACGCGATGGTCGAACTAACCGGGAACAACTTCTTCCCCGCCTACTATCTGATGGGCGCGGCCGCACTCGGGATCATCCCGGTGCTGCTGATGAAGGAAACGGCGGGTAGACCGTTGGACGAGGGGGAAGCCGCCACCGACGCGGCAACCGCCAAGACCGCCTGA
- a CDS encoding thiamine-phosphate kinase, translating to MGPDSSEDAQTVSQLGEFGLIHRVTSDRTQPSGTLLGPGDDAAVLAAPDGRVVTTTDLLVQNVHFRLDWSTPHQAGRKAIAVNLSDIAAMGAVPTGLLVGLGCPPDLPTTVVDELAAGMWEEAHGAGVGIAGGDMVTATALTISVTAFGDLQGRSPVTRSGARPGDVVAVAGRLGWAAAGWAVLGRGFRSPVAVVGAHRVPEPPYAAGPQAAAAGATSMVDVSDGLLADLGHIAESSGVAIDLRTDLLEIPQRLVEVASALGKDARHWVLTGGEDQALVATFSADQPLPEEWMAIGSVTEGHGVTVDGAEYEEDPGWQHWR from the coding sequence TTGGGTCCGGATTCGTCGGAGGACGCACAGACCGTTTCTCAACTGGGTGAGTTCGGCCTCATCCACCGAGTGACCTCCGATCGCACACAGCCTTCGGGGACGTTGCTCGGTCCCGGTGATGACGCCGCCGTGCTGGCAGCTCCCGACGGTCGCGTGGTGACGACCACAGATCTGCTCGTGCAGAACGTGCATTTCCGGTTGGACTGGTCGACCCCGCATCAGGCGGGGCGCAAGGCCATCGCGGTCAACCTGTCCGATATCGCGGCGATGGGAGCGGTACCGACGGGCTTGCTGGTCGGTCTGGGGTGTCCGCCGGACCTGCCGACGACCGTTGTCGACGAGCTTGCCGCGGGCATGTGGGAGGAAGCCCATGGTGCCGGGGTGGGGATCGCCGGTGGTGACATGGTCACTGCCACCGCCTTGACGATTTCCGTCACGGCGTTCGGTGATCTGCAGGGGAGATCACCGGTCACCCGTTCCGGTGCGCGCCCCGGTGACGTCGTGGCGGTCGCGGGGCGGCTGGGATGGGCCGCGGCGGGGTGGGCGGTGCTGGGGCGCGGTTTCCGCTCCCCGGTGGCCGTGGTCGGGGCGCACCGGGTGCCGGAACCGCCTTATGCGGCGGGGCCGCAGGCCGCAGCGGCGGGTGCCACCTCGATGGTGGACGTCTCGGACGGCCTGCTGGCCGATCTCGGCCATATCGCGGAGTCCTCCGGGGTGGCCATCGACCTCCGCACCGACTTGCTGGAAATACCGCAGCGACTCGTCGAGGTCGCTTCCGCGCTCGGCAAGGACGCCCGGCACTGGGTGCTCACCGGAGGGGAGGACCAGGCCCTGGTGGCCACGTTCTCGGCGGATCAGCCGCTTCCGGAGGAGTGGATGGCAATCGGCTCGGTCACCGAGGGCCACGGCGTCACCGTGGACGGTGCGGAGTACGAGGAGGATCCGGGCTGGCAGCACTGGCGCTGA
- a CDS encoding Lrp/AsnC ligand binding domain-containing protein — translation MVQAYILIQTEVGKAAAVAAEISGSTGIISAEDVTGPYDVIVRAEAENVDLLGKMVVANIQNVEGITRTLTCPVVHL, via the coding sequence ATGGTTCAGGCCTACATCCTCATCCAGACAGAAGTCGGCAAAGCAGCTGCCGTCGCCGCCGAAATTTCCGGGTCCACCGGGATCATCAGCGCCGAGGACGTCACCGGTCCGTATGACGTCATCGTGCGAGCCGAGGCCGAGAACGTGGACCTGCTCGGCAAGATGGTGGTCGCCAACATTCAAAACGTCGAGGGCATCACCCGCACCCTGACCTGCCCCGTGGTTCATCTTTAG
- a CDS encoding DUF3515 domain-containing protein, with translation MAEQQPTSAVPRWVMIVAITLGVLLAAGVVTIGLVGRQMHNEASQASKAAEQARRSGPLALPPVSAPKAESPECAAVLAALPRELAVDDSGVPRRKLTQPAPPGAIAWGDAQHDPIIVRCGITAPTELTPTSRLTNVSGVDWLPISQGGKTTWLAVDRPVHVALTVSQEVGTGPVQTLSRILGKTLPKQEVFP, from the coding sequence GTGGCTGAGCAGCAACCGACTTCCGCAGTGCCTCGCTGGGTCATGATCGTGGCGATCACGCTCGGTGTGCTGTTGGCTGCCGGAGTGGTCACGATCGGACTCGTCGGCAGGCAGATGCACAACGAAGCTTCCCAAGCCTCGAAGGCCGCCGAACAGGCGCGCCGGAGCGGTCCGCTCGCGCTGCCGCCCGTATCCGCGCCGAAAGCGGAGTCCCCGGAGTGCGCCGCGGTGCTCGCAGCACTGCCACGCGAACTCGCCGTGGACGATTCCGGGGTCCCACGCCGGAAGTTGACCCAGCCTGCTCCCCCCGGAGCGATCGCCTGGGGTGACGCGCAGCATGATCCGATCATCGTGCGCTGCGGAATCACCGCGCCGACGGAACTGACTCCGACCTCGCGCCTGACGAATGTCTCCGGAGTCGACTGGCTACCGATCAGCCAGGGCGGCAAGACCACGTGGCTGGCCGTGGACCGCCCGGTCCACGTCGCCCTGACCGTATCGCAGGAGGTAGGCACCGGGCCGGTGCAGACGCTGTCACGCATCCTCGGCAAGACTCTCCCCAAGCAGGAGGTCTTCCCCTGA
- a CDS encoding D-alanine--D-alanine ligase family protein — protein MTRRKTRVAVVFGGRSTEHGISCVSAGSVLAHLDRERFEVVPVGITREGAWVLGTDDPRELEIRDRTEPEVASGAALTLPGDPTRSDLVLLEPGRAGEVLSSVDVVFPVLHGAFGEDGTIQGLLELAEVPYAGAGVLSSAVAMDKEYAKKLLAAEGLDVGSYEVLRRDQRTLDEVQRERLGLPVFVKPARAGSSLGITRVTDYADLDAAVAEARRTDPKVIIESAVTGREVECGVLEFPDGRIEASLPAELRVTGEAEWYDYESKYLDDVTEFDIPAKIGDDAIERLRAAAVTAFRALDCQGLARVDFFVTDEGQPIVNEVNTMPGFTAISLYPRMWAQTGVDYASVLGILIDTALARGTGLR, from the coding sequence ATGACACGGCGCAAGACCCGGGTGGCGGTCGTTTTCGGCGGACGCAGCACCGAACATGGCATTTCCTGCGTGTCCGCAGGCAGCGTGCTGGCGCATCTCGACAGGGAGCGTTTCGAAGTCGTCCCGGTCGGTATCACCCGCGAGGGTGCGTGGGTGTTGGGTACCGACGATCCGCGGGAACTGGAGATCCGCGACCGTACGGAGCCGGAGGTGGCCTCCGGTGCGGCGCTGACTCTGCCCGGTGATCCCACCCGGAGTGATCTGGTGCTGCTCGAACCGGGCCGGGCCGGCGAGGTGCTGTCCTCGGTCGACGTGGTTTTCCCCGTGCTGCACGGGGCATTCGGTGAGGACGGCACCATCCAGGGATTGCTGGAGTTGGCCGAGGTGCCCTACGCCGGTGCCGGGGTGCTGTCCAGCGCGGTGGCGATGGACAAGGAGTACGCCAAGAAACTGCTGGCCGCGGAGGGACTGGACGTGGGTTCCTACGAGGTGCTGCGCCGTGATCAACGCACGCTGGACGAGGTCCAGCGGGAGCGGCTCGGCCTTCCGGTGTTCGTCAAACCCGCCCGTGCGGGATCCTCGCTCGGAATCACCCGCGTCACCGACTACGCGGACCTGGATGCGGCCGTTGCCGAAGCCCGCCGCACCGATCCGAAGGTCATCATCGAGTCGGCGGTCACCGGCCGCGAGGTCGAGTGCGGGGTGCTGGAGTTCCCCGACGGCCGCATCGAGGCGTCGCTGCCCGCGGAACTGCGGGTCACCGGTGAGGCCGAGTGGTACGACTACGAGTCCAAGTACCTCGATGATGTGACCGAGTTCGACATTCCCGCCAAGATCGGCGACGACGCGATCGAGCGGCTGCGTGCGGCCGCTGTCACGGCGTTCCGCGCGTTGGACTGCCAGGGGCTGGCCCGGGTGGATTTCTTCGTCACCGACGAAGGACAGCCGATCGTCAACGAGGTGAACACGATGCCGGGATTCACCGCGATCTCGCTGTACCCGCGGATGTGGGCACAGACGGGAGTGGATTACGCCTCGGTGCTCGGCATCCTGATCGACACGGCCCTGGCGCGGGGGACCGGCCTGCGCTGA